From the genome of Burkholderiales bacterium:
CGCTCGCGATCCGAAGCCGGCTGTGGTGCGCCGTCCTTCGCTTCGAGCTCGGAGCGCCGCTCGTTGCGCAGGAAATGGAGGTCGACGGTGTCGAAGACCACGCGCGCGCGCGGCGCGAAGCGGCGCACCGAGGCGAGGTGCTTCGCCGCGACGTAGTGGCGCGACAACACGACGACGTCGAATTCGCGCCCGCGCTTCGCCAGCAACTCCGGAATCGAGCGGACCCACGGCCGCGACAAAACCTCGACGCCCGCCTCGCGCAGCGCCGACACATAGGGCTCGCGGAACTCGAGGTTGTCGGCGACGAACGTCGCCTTGGCACCGAGTTCGACCAGGAGTTCGAGGATCGCCTGCATGCGCATCGATCCGGAATCCCGGTCTGGGGTCAGCATGTTCGCATCGATCACGAGCACGCGCGCGCGCGCGGCGCGGTCGGCCTCGAGCGAGGGCGCATCGCCGTTCGAGCGGTGGCGGGCGAGAACGTCCGCCCAGCGCTTCGCGAACACGGCGCGGTTCGTCGCCTGGTGTCTCTTCGCGCCCGCGGTCTCGTCGGTGCCCGACGTGGTGCCCTCGAAATGCACGACGGACGCACCCGGCTGGTACCAGACCGAGCGGCCCGCCGCGCGCACCTTGAACGCGAGGTCGGTGTCCTCGTAGTAGGCGGGCGCGTAGGCGGCGTCGAATCCGCCGAGCGAGGCGAACAGGTCGCGGGGAATCGCGAGGCAGGCGCCGGAACAGTAGTCGACGCGGCGCGCGTAGTTGAACTCGGGCCGGTCGGGGTTCGCGCCGCGGCCGTGGTTCCACGCCGACCCGTCGCGCCAGACGATACCGCCGGCTTCCTGCAGCCGGCCGTCCGGGTAGACGAGTTTCGCGCCGACGAGCCCGGCGTCGGAATGCCGCTCGAAGGTGCGCGCGATCGCGTCGAGCCAGCCTGCGGTCACGATCGTGTCGTTGTTGAGGAACACGAGGTGCGCGCCGCGTGCTTGCGCAGCGCCGAGATTGCACGCCGCGATGAACCCGCCGTTCGTCACCGCGCGCAGGACGCGCACGCCGGTGACCGGCGCGAGCGCGCGTTCGAGCGGCTCCGGCGAGGCGTCGTCGACCACGATCACCTCGACGTCGTCGTGACGGACGGTCGCGTGCACGCTCTTCAGGCAGCTGAACGTGGCGAGCGGCTCGCCGTACGCCGGCACGACGATCGTCGTCGACGGCGACGCCGACGGCCGGAACGCGAGCGGCGCGATCGCGGATTCCATCGCGTAGCGGCGGCGATGCGCCGGCGGGACGTAGCCCGGTCCGCGCAGCTTGTCGGAAACCCGGCGCAGCAGCGCCACCGGTCCCTGCTCGCGCAGGATCGTTGCGGCGGTGGATGCCTGCCGCGGCAGTTGCCGGAAGGCCGACGGCAATGCCTGGAGCCGCGCGTGGGTAACGCGCGAACGTCCGAGGGCCTTGCGCAGCGGCGCGGTGAGTCTCCAGCTCGTCGAGGATTCGAGCTCGGCGATGCGTTCGCGCGCCGCCGCGAGATCGCGCTCGACCGCGCTCGCGTTCCCGGGAAGCGCGGACGGCGCGGCGTCCAGCAGGGCCGCGCGGCTCACGAGTTCGGCGCGCGCCTCCGCCTCGCCGCACAACGCGCCGGCGCGCACGAGCGCGGAGAACGTCATCATCGCGCCGGCGTCGGCGCGCGGCGCGAGGTGGCGCGGTTCGAGCGTGGGCATCGGACCGGGCGCACCGGAAGGCGCGGGGGCCCACCCCGCGGCGAGTCTCGAGGCGTAGTCGCGCCACGACACCGGCGTGCCCCTCGATGGCGACGGCGAGCCGGCGCGCGCGCCCGCGGCCGCGATCAACGCGTCGTTCCACGCGGCCGCCGTGGCATCCCAGGCGACCAGCGTCGCGACGGGGATGCCGGCGAGGCGCTCGGTGAACGCGCCGAGCGCGGACGCGACGATCGGCAGCCCGGTCGCGAGCGCGGCTGACAGCGTGTACGACCAGGTCTCCGGCCACTGGGCGGGGAACATCCAGACATCGAGCGCCTCGGATGCGATCAACTGCGGCAGTTCCGCATCCGAGTACTCGCCCGCGAGCGACAGGCGCCCCGCGGGCAGCGGCGGCAACGGCGCGCCGCTCGATCCCAGGATGCGAAACGCGAGCGGCAGGCCGCGCGCTTCCGCGTCGCGCGCGCACGCGACCGCCACGTCGAAGCCCTTGTCGCGCGAGAGCTTGCCGATGAGGCCGACGCGGAACGCCGCCGGCCGGGCATCGAACGACGCCTCCGGATGCGGCCAGACCTCGATCGCCGCGTCGGGAAAATGTCGCGCGAAGCGCGCCGCGGTGTCGCGCGTCGGCGCGATCACCCGCGCACCGCGCGCGAACGTCGCGCGAAACGCGTCGCGCCAGGCGGCGATGTCGAGCGGCCACTGCGCGGGTCGCCGCGCGAGGCACGCGTCGCAGCCGGCCTCGTCCGGTTCGCCGCAGTAGCGGCCCTCGCCGCGGTCGAGGTGGTAGCGCGGGCACCAGGGGTACGCGTCGTGCAGCGTGACGTCCTGCGACACGCCGAGCGCGCCGGCGATGTCCAGCACTTCCTGCGGCAGGCCGTCCACGTGGTGCAGGTGGACGTGCGACACGGCCAGCGCACGCAGCGTCGCGATGAGCGTGTCGCGATCGCCGGGCAGGTCGAACGCGAGGTCGAGATTCGCGCCTTCATGGACCCGCGCGAGGCGAACCGAGCCTCGCCCGCCCGGGCGGAGCGTCAGGACCTCCGCGCGATCCTCGAGCGCCGCGCGAAGCTCGTCCACGTGGCGCCGCACGCCGCCCGCCCAGCCGTGGGTCACGAGCAGGATGCGCCGTCGCGGCGAGCGCGCGAGGGCGGCGAGCGTGGCGGAGACGTCCGGCATCGAGGGTGGGAGCGCGTAGCCTCGCCCGTGCGGACCGGGCCGAGGGGGCGATTGTATCGAGCCCGCCCGGGAGGCGGCGCCTCAGCGGTCGACGAACGACACGACGACCGGCTGGTGATCGGACAGGCGGGTGTCCGAATCGACCTCGGCCGAGCGCACGCGTCCCGCGATCTCGTCGCTCACGAAGACGAAGTCGCAGGCGACCGGCTCGGATTCCGGCGTGTAGCGGTCGTGGACGTTGAAGGTCGCGGGCTGCGGCGTCGCTCCGTGGACCAGACGCCATGCGTCGTGGAAGCGCGAGGTGCCGTCGTCGAAGGGCGCGAGCATCCGCGCGTGCTCCGCGTCCTGCGGACCGAGGTTGAAGTCGCCGGTAACGAGCGTCGCCTTCGGCATCGCGAATCGGCGGAACGGGCCGTCCTCGCGATCGGTTCCGCCCAGCCGCGCGTGCGCGTGGGCCTCGGCGTGTATCTCGCGCAGGCGCGCGACCTGCGCCCTGCGCTGCAGCGGCGACCAGTACTCGAGGTGCGTGGTGATCACGCGCACGGCGCCGAAACGCGTCGTGACCACGGCCTCGACCGCGACGCGCGGCATCGACGGCACCGAAGGATCTGCCGGCCACGGCAGCGAGTGCCTGCGCACGGTCCCGACCGGGAGCCGCGACGCGATCGCGTTGCCGAAGCGCCGGCGGCGCCCGTTCGGGCCCGGGTGATCGGCGCCGGCACCATGCACGATCGTGTAGCCGGGCAGGAGCTCGGAAAGCAGCGCGAACTGGTCGCGATCGTCGTTGCCCGCGAGGCCGGGGTCGGGAAAGTGGTCGGCGACCTCCTGCACGCACAGCACGTCGAAATCGGCGAGCGCTCGCGCGTGCGCGATCACCCGCGCCGGGTCGACGCGGCCGTCGAGGCCGCGGAACCACTGCACGTTCCAGGTGACGACGATCATGCGTTCACCCGCGGCCTCGACGGCTGCGCGCCACGCGCGCTTCGGGGGGAGGTCCCCCGCGTCCGACGGGCCGCCCCGAGGACGCGGTGCCCCCTGGGGGGAGGCGCGCAACGCGCGCTTCGGGGGGATGTCATCCCGTGCTATCGAATGCCGGCACGCATGAACGACGCGACGAATTGCCGCTGGAACAGCAGGAACGCGATCAGGAGCGGCGCGGTCGTGAGCAGCGTCGCCGCCGTGATGATCGACCAGTCGATGCCCTGGTCGGTCGACGCGAACACCTGCAGGCCGACGGTCACCGGGCGCGACTCGACCGAGTTGGTGATGATGAGCGGCCACAGGAAGTTGTTCCAGTGGTAGCTCACCGAGACGAGCGCGTACGCGAGATAGGTCGGGCGCGCGAGCGGCACGTAGACCTTCCAGAGCACGGCGAGCGGCGAGCAGCCCTCGACGCGCGCCGCCTCGTCGAGTTCGCGCGGTATCGTCTTGAACGTCTGGCGCAGGAGGAAGATGCCGAACGCGCTCGCCATGTACGGCAGCCCGATCGCGAGGATCGTGTCCTTGATGCCGAGCCAGGTCATCGTCCGGTAGTTCTCGACCAGCAGCACGTCCGGCATGATCATGAGCTGCACGAGCACGAGCGAGAACAGCAGGTTGCGCCCGGGAAACTCGAAACGCGCGAACGCGTAGGCGGCGAGCGTCACGAGCACGAGCTGCGCGGCCAACACCATCGTCACCAGCAGCACGGTGTTGACGAAGTAGCGGGCGAACGGCGCCGCCTGCCAGGCCTTGACGAAGTTGTCGAGCGTCAGCGGCGCCGCGAGGACGAGGCGAGTCGAGAACTCGGAAGGGTGGAACGCCGTCCAGAACGCGTAGAGCAGCGGCAACACCCACAGAAAGCCGAGCAGCCACGCTCCTGTGGTCTCGAGGCCGCGGACGAAGCCCCGCGAGTCGTAGACGTGCGTCGTGGCTTCCATCGGAGGATCAGCGCCGGCCCGTCGGAGACGGCGCAATGTCTGGGCAGGTCATCTGTAGTGCGTCCGGCGCTCGAGGACGAAGAACTGGATGAGGGCGGTCAGGCCGAGGATCGCGAGCAACACCATCGTGAGCGCTGCGGCATAGGCCGAGTCCCAGAACCGGAAGCCGATCTCGTAGATGTAGTAGAGCAGCAGAGCCGTAGCGTTGTCGGGCCCGCCGCGCGTCATCACGACGATGTGGTCGACGAGCCGGAACGCGTTGATCACCGCGTTCACGAGCACGAACAGCGTCACCGGCATCAGCAGCGGAAAGGTCACGCGGCGGAAGAAGGTCCAGCGCGACGCGCCCTCGATCGCCGCGGCCTCGGCGAGGCTCGGCGACATCGACTGCAGCGCGGCGAGGTAGAAGATCATGAAGAACCCGGCTTCCTTCCAGATCGTCACCGCCATCAGGCTCGCGAGCGCGGTGGACTTGCTGCCGAGCCAGTTGTGGCTCGCGAAGCCCAGCCCCTTCGTCACCTGTTCGAGCAGCCCGTACTCGGGCGTGTAGAAGAACATCCAGATGTTCGCCACGGCGATCATCGGGAGCATCGTCGGCGTGAAGTACGCCAGCCGCAGGAGCCCGCGGCCGGCGATCTTGCCGTGCACCCAGGTCGCCATCAGCAGCGCCAGCGCGATCGACAGCGGGATCGTGCCGAGCGCGTACCAGAAGTTGTTCTGCAGCGCCTGCCAGAAGATCGGGTCCTCGACCAGTTGCACGTAGTTGTCGGCGCCGACCCACACCGAGGGACGATTGCCCTTCGGCGTCGACAGGAAGCTGTGCCACAGGTTGGCGAAGGCCGGGTAGTGCGTGAACGTGACGAGCAGGATCATCGCGGGCGCGATCAGGAGCCACGCGTAGATCCACTCGCGCGTGCGCGTCATCTCATGGCCTTCGCGTCGGCGCGCGCTCGGCGCGGGCTGCCCCGGGGCAGCCCGCGCCGTGACGCTTCGCCGGTCAGCGGAACGGCCGCAGCAACCGCTCGGCCTCGCGCTGCGCGTCCTTCATCGCGACTTCCGGCGTCTTCGTGCCGGTGAGCGCCGCCTGCAGGCCGTCGTTCAGCGCCTTGGTCACGCGCTGGTTGTCGTGCGTCGAGAGTTCCGCCTTCGCGTACGGCAACTGGTCGCGCGCGACCGCGGCCGGCGGGAATCCGGCGACGTAGGCCTTCATCGCCGGCGTGTCCCACGCGTCCGCGCGCACCGCGACGTAGCCGGTGTCGATGCCCCACTGCGCCGCGCGTTCCGGCGTGGTGACCCACTTGATGAACTTGAACGCGGCCTCGCGCTGCGCCGGCGTGGACTTCTTGAACAGGTAGAAGTTGCCGCCGCCGGTGGGGCTGCCGCGCTGCTTGCCCGCGGGCAGCATCGCCACGCCGAAATCGAACTTCGCGTTGTTCCGGACGTTGGTGAGGTTGCCGGTCGTCGTCCACATCATCGCGACCTTCTTCTCGAAGAAGTCCTTCGGCGTCGTGCCCCACTCGACGATGCCCTCGGGATGGACCTTGTATTTCTTCACCAGGTCGACCCAGTACTGCAGGCCCTCGATCACCTCGGGCCGGTCGTAGTAGGTCTGCGTGCCGGTCGCATTCATCAGGTTGGTGCCGGCCTGGATCGCGAGCGACTGGAACAGCCAGTAGGGGAAGCCCGACGACGGGATCTGGATGCCCCAGGTCGTCACGTTGCCCGAGGCGTCGCGCCTGGTGAGCTTCTGCGCGTACTCAACCTGCTCCTTCCAGTTCTGCGGCGGCTTGTTCGGGTCGAGGCCCGCCTCCTTGAAGAGTTCCTTGTTGTAGTACAGGACGACGGTCGAGCGCTGGAACGGGATGCCCCAGGTCTTGCCGCCGGTCTGGCTGTTCTCCATGAACGCCGGGTAGAAGCTCTTGAGCCAGGCGCGATCCTCGGGCGTCTTGACCAGGTCGTCGAACGGGACGATCGCGTCCTCGTCGATCAGCGTGTACATGTCGGTCGACAGCAGGATCGACGTGACCGGCGGCTCGCCGCTCTTCACCGCGGTCAGCGCCTTGGTGATCGAATCCTGGTAGGTGCCGGTGTAGATCGGCTTCAGCTTGACCCCCGGATTCTCCCTCTCGAAGTCCGCGGCGAGCTTGTCGATGATCTTGGTGATCGGGCCGCCGACGGCGACCGGGTAGTAGAACGGCACCTCGACCTGCGCGAGCGCGATCGACGGTGCGATCGCGACGAGCGCGGCGAGCGCGAGCTGGCGGAAGCGGCGAAGCATGACGGGTCCTCCTTGACGTGCGGTGCGAATCGGCATCAGGCGAGCATCGTCTCGCCGCGGGTTCGGCCGGCAGGCGCGGTCCTCGCGCCGTCCGCTCCGAAGTGGTGCTGCGCGCCGCCCGACCATTCGAGCGACACGTCGTCGCCGCGCGCGAGCGCGGTGCTGCCGGCGACGCGCACGGCGACCGCCGCGCGGCCGGCGCGGCAGGCGACGAGCGAGTCGCCGCCCAGGTACTCGACGCTCTCGACGGTCGCGGGCAGGCCCCGTCCGCGCGCGGCGAACCGGAGATGCTCCGGCCGCACGCCGAGACTCCCGCCGGCGCAATCGCGCGGCAGCAGCGCGGGGCCTTCGGTGCCGTCGACGACCGCGCCGCCGGCGCCCTCGACCAGCGGCAGCAGGTTCATCGGCGGCGTGCCGATGAAGCGCGCGACGAAGGCGTTGGCCGGAGATTCGTAGAGGTCGACGGGCGCGCCGTTCTGCTCGATGCGCCCGCGGTTCAGCAGGATCACGCGGTCGGCCATCGACATCGCCTCGACCTGGTCGTGCGTCACGTACACCATCGTGATGCCGAGCTTGCGTTGCAGCGCGCGGATCTCCTGGCGCATTTCGGCGCGAAGCTGCGCGTCGAGGTTCGACAGCGGCTCGTCCATCAGGCAGACCGGCGCGCGCGCGATGATCGCGCGCCCGAGCGCGACGCGCTGCTGTTGCCCGCCGGAAAGCTGCCCCGGCTTGCGGTTGACGAGGCCCGCGAGCCCGAGAAGGTCGGCCGTCTCGGCGAGCCGGCGCGCGCACTCCTCCTGCGCCACCTTGCGCACGCGCAGGCCGAACAGGATGTTCTCCGCGACCGACAGGTGCGGGAAGAGCGCATAGGACTGGAACACCATCGCGATGTTCCGCTGCGACGGCGGCAGGCGCGTAACGTCGCGTCCGTCGATGCGTATCGTGCCCGCATCCGCGATCTCGAGTCCCGCGATCAGGCGCAGCGTCGTGGACTTGCCGCAGCCGGAAGGCCCGAGCAGCACGTTGAGCGTGCCGGCGTCGAGCGAGAACGACAGGTCGTCGACGGCGCGGACCTTGCCGTCGCCGGTCGTCCAGTGCTTGCTTGCGCCTTCGACGACGATCGCGGACACGCGGGAGGATCCGTTCTCATGGGGCGGCGGCGCAGGGTCCGGCGGCGCCGGGCCGCGAGGTCCGCGGCCTGCCGGCGATGATAGCAAAGGCTCCGGCGCCGCGAACGCGCCGCGTGACGACGGCGTCCGCTCCGCGTACGATGCCTGCGCGGCCGGCCACGACCGTTCCCCCGCATCCCCCACAAGACCCGCAAGGAGCACCAGATGAGAATGCTTGCCCTCGGCGCCGCGATGGCGACCGCCGTGATCGGACTCGCCGGTTGCGCGACCCCCGCCGCGACCGGCATCGACAATTCCTCCATCGGCCAGAGCGCCTTCCGCGAGCACAAGGCGACCTACGGCCTCGTGTTCCGCCTGCCGAAGGACGTGACCGACGTCCTCGACAGCAAGATCTATCCGCCGCTGCGCGAGCGGCTGATCGCGCTCGGACTCGTCGACGAGGCGCGCACGTTCAATCTGCAGCACGTGACCTCGGTCCACATCCACAATGCGGATCCCGGCACGCCGCGCCGGATGCTGGCCGCCCTGAAGAGCGTGCCCCCGGTGGTGCCCGTGACGCTCAAGAACTTCTACCTGACCGAGGCGGCCGCCGGCGCCGGCGCGCCGTGGTGGTTCGACCTCGGCATCGTCAAGAGCGGCAAGGGCTACGAGGCGCTGATGGCCTACAACGTCGTCGCGACCGCGGCGCTGACGCCGCTGCGCGACGGGCCGCTGCCGCGCGTGACCGGCCCGGTCTACGCGAAGATGGGCGAGGCCGCGCGCGACCTCGTGCGGACGGTCGGCGTGAGCGGGGTGAACGTGATGAAGGACGGGAAGCCGACTTCGTCGCACAACCCGCACAACACGCTCGTCTACAGCATGACGCCGTACGACGCGCGCATCCAGGCCGCGATGAAGCCGGTCGCCGACGAGATGAACCGGATCCTGCCCAACGGGATTGAAACGACCTTCCGCGACGTCTCGATCGTCGAGATCGGGTTCATGGGCAACGTCGTGCGCGAGTTCTACCGGATCAGCCTCGTCGACGGCACCGCCTGGGACACGACCAGCGGGCGGCCGGTGAAGCTCGGTCAGTAGCGACGCGGCGCGCGTCGGGCCGCGATCCCGCGATCCCGCGATCCCGCGGTCCGGCGCGCCGGCGGCGCCCGGCAGGCGCCGGACGCCCGGAGTCAGCCGAACAGCGCGGCGAGCCCGGCGCCCGGGTCGGGCACGCGCATGAACGCCTCGCCGACGAGGAACGCCTGCACGCCGCGGCTTCGCATCAGCGCGACGTCCTTCGGCAGCGTGATGCCGCTCTCGGTGACCACGCGCCGGCCCGCCGGGATCTTCGGCAGCAGGTCGAGCGTCGCGGAGAGCGACACGTTGAACGTCTTCAGGTTGCGGTTGTTGATGCCGATGAGCGGCGTGTCGAGGGCGAGGGCGCGTGCGAGTTCGCCCGCGTCGTGCACCTCGACCAGCACCGCCAATCCGAACTCGCGCGCCCGCGCCTCGAAGCGCGCGAGTTGATCGTCGTCGAGCGCCGCGGCGATCAGGAGGATCGCGTCGGCGCCGAGCGCGCGCGACTCGGCGATCTGGTACTCGTCGACGATGAACTCCTTGCGCAGCACCGGCAGCGAGCACGCCGCCCGCGCCGCGACCAGGGTGTCGTTCGAGCCGTGGAAGTACTTCGCGTCGGTCAGCACCGACAGGCAGGTCGCGCCGGCGCGCTCGTAGGAAGCCGCGATGGCCGCCGGTGCGAAGTCCTCGCGCAGCACGCCCTTCGACGGCGACGCCCGCTTGATCTCGGCGATCACCGCGGGCCGGCCCGAGGCGATCCGCGTCTCGATCGCGCCGGCGAAGTCGCGCGGCGGCGGCGCCGCGCGCGCCGCGGCGGCGACCTCGTCGAAGGGGCGCGCGAGCTGCGCGGCGATGACCTCCTCCGCCTTGTCGGCGACGATCCGCGCGAGGAAATCGGAGCGCTTCGCGTCCATCGCGGCGCTCATGCCTTGGCGCCGAGTTTCTGCGTCGTCGCGACGAACGCCTCGAGGCGCTCGCGCGCCTTGCCCGACGCGATCGCCGCGCGGGCGCGCTCGATGCCTTCGCCGATCGAGCCCGCGACGCCGGCCGCGTAGAGCGCGGTCCCCGCGTTCAGGACGACGATCTCGCGCGGCGTGCCCTCCACGTTGCCGAGCGCCTCGAGGATCATCTCCTTCGACTCGGCGGCGTCGGCGACCTTGAGGCCGCGGTGCGACTTCATCGCGAGCCCGTAGTCCTCCGGATGGATCTCGTACTCGCGCACCTCGCCGTCCTTGAGCTCGCCCACCATCGTCGCCGCGCCGAGCGAGACTTCGTCCATGCCGTCGCGGCCGTAGACGACGATCGCGTGCTTCGAGCCCAGCCGCTGCAGCACCCGGACGTGGATGCCGACGAGGTCGGGGTGGAACACGCCGATCAACTGGTTCGGCGCGCCGGCCGGGTTGGTGAGCGGGCCCAGAATGTTGAAGATCGTGCGCACGCCCAGCTCCCGGCGCACCGGCGCCGCGTGCTTCATCGCCGCGTGATGCGACGGCGCGAACATGAAGCCGACGCCGGTCTCGCCGATGCACTTCGCGATCGCCGCAGGCGGCAACATGATGTTCGCGCCGAGCGCCTCGAGCACGTCGGCGCTGCCCGACTTCGACGACACCGAGCGCGCGCCGTGCTTCGCCACCCGCGCGCCCGCCGCCGCGGCGACGAACATCGCGGCGGTCGAGATGTTGAACGTGTGCGACGCGTCGCCGCCGGTGCCGACGATGTCGACGAGGTGTTCCGCGTCGGGCACTTCCACCCGGGTCGCGAACTCGCGCATCACCTGCGCGGCCGCGGCGATCTCGCCGATCGTCTCCTTCTTCACGCGCAGCCCCACGGTGAGGGCCGCGATCATCACCGGCGAGACTTCGCCGCTCATGATCCTGCGCATCAGCGAGAGCATCTCGTCGTGAAAGATCTCGCGGTGCTCGATCGTGCGCTGCAGCGCGTCGGACAGGCTGATGGTCATCGCAGGCTCCGGTGAGGCCGCTACGCGGCCTCGAGGAAATTGGCGAGCAGGTGCCTGCCGTGCTCGGACAGGATCGCCTCGGGGTGGAACTGGACGCCCTCGACCGGCAGCGCGCGGTGGCGCACGCCCATGATCTCGCCGTCGTCGGCGCGCGCGGTGACTTCGAGCGCCTCGGGCAGGCTCGACGGTTCGATCGCGAGCGAGTGGTAGCGCGTCGCCGTGAACGGCGAGGGCAGCCCCGCGAACACGCCGTGCGCGTCGTGCTCGATCGGCGAGACCTTGCCGTGCATGACCTGCTTCGCGCGCACGATGCGGCCGCCGAACGCCTGGCCGATCGCCTGGTGGCCGAGGCAGACACCGAGGATCGGGACGCGCCCGGCGAAGCGCTGGATGATCGGCACCGAGATGCCCGCCTCGCCGGGCGTGCAGGGGCCGGGCGACACGACGATCCGATCCGGCGACCAGGCCTCGACCTGCTCGAGCGTGATCGCGTCGTTGCGGTGCACGTGCACGTCGGCGCCGAGCTCGCCCAGGTACTGCACCAGGTTCCAAGTGAAGCTGTCGTAGTTGTCGATCATCAACAGCATGGCGTTTCGCGCCGACGCTCGCCCGCCCGTCAGCGATCGGAGTTGACGATCGACGCGAGCGCGCCGGCGGTGCCGACGGCGAAGATCGATTTCACGTTCCCGTCGCCGAACGCCAGATCCGCGATCGTCAGCGCCACGGCGCCTGTGCCCGGATCGCGGAAGGTCACGGTGTTGGTGCCGGCGACGATCGGCAGGTAGAGCGACGCCGCGCCCGCGACGAGCGCGGACACGAGCTTCGTGTCGCCGACGAAGACGTCGTAGGCGGCGGTGTCCGAGCTCGCGTTGACGAACCGCACGCTGGCGGCGCCGGCGACCGGCAACCGGTTGTCGTCGAGGAACGCGAGGATGCGCGTGGCGCCGGGCAGTCCCAGGACGACGAGCGTCGACTCGCGGGCCGAACCGAACTCCGCCTGCAGCGTCGCGATCGCCGCGCCGGGCGTGCTCGTCGCCTGGGCCGTGACCAGGCTCGAACCGGCGGTGATGAACTCGTAGGTGGTCGAGGTCGCGTAGGCGAGCGCCGACGCCACGGAGGTGTCGGCGATCGAAACGTCGATGGCGCCGGTCTGCACCGCGCCGTTCACGATGCGCGCCGAGGCGACCCGGTTCGGCAGCACCGCCTGGGTGCCGCCCTCGTTCACGTCGAGCTGCATGCCCTGCGGCAGCGACGCGGTCCCCAGCGTGTAGGCGACGAAGTCGGTCGACAGGTTGCCGCCGAACACCTGCGGGCCGGAGTCGTAGACGACGGACTTGGTTCCCGCGACCGCCAGGCGCACGCTGTAGGTGCCGATCGAGAGACGGAGCGCGATCGTGGACGAGCCGCTCTGCAGGTTGGAGAAGTTCGGCGACAGGTTGTCGTCGACCGGGATCGCCGGATCGGCGATGTAGATGTCGAACGCGGGCAGGCTGGCGGCGACGTTGACGACGCGGAACAGGAAGTTGCCGTCGCCGGCGTTCGACGAGGTGTCGGGCGCGACCAGCGCGAAGGTGAGCGCGACCGTGCCGTAGGACAGCAACGTGTAGGCCTGTTCGCCCGCGAGGCTGATCGTCACGTTGGCGACTTCCTGGCCGAGGGTGGTGGCGAAGAGCTGGAACGTCGTCTGCTCGTTGTCCAGTTCGACGTAGGGCGTGACCTGTTCGAACGCGACGCCCGACCAGAGCGTCGAGTCGCCGACGCGCACGTCGATTCCCGGGCTGTCCACCGCGAGGTTCACGAACCGGACGTCCGCGGGCGTCGGCGGGAAGTAGTTGATCGTCCGCACCTTGCATCCGGCGAGGACGACCGGGGCGGAAGCGGCTGCGACGATCAGGCGACGGCGGGTGACCATGGGCGTGTGCGATCCGGGGCGGGCGATTCTGCGCAATGATGCCATAGGGGAACGGGCCGCCCGGTCACGCCGGAGCGTCGAGACCCGCCTCGACGAGGTCCGCCGCGCGCATCAACGCGCGCGCCTTGTTGAGCGTTTCCTGCCATTCGCCCTCGGGCGTCGAGTCGTGCACGATGCCGCCGCCGGCTTGCGCGTAGAGCATGCCTCCGGCCAGCACGGCGGTGCGCAGCGCGATCGCGGTGTCCATGTCGTCCTGGAACGAGAGGTAGCCGACCGCGCCGGCGTAGACGCCGCGGCGCGACGGCTCGAGCTCGTCGATGATCTCCATCGCGCGCACCTTCGGCGCGCCGGAGACCGTGCCCG
Proteins encoded in this window:
- a CDS encoding glycosyltransferase encodes the protein MPDVSATLAALARSPRRRILLVTHGWAGGVRRHVDELRAALEDRAEVLTLRPGGRGSVRLARVHEGANLDLAFDLPGDRDTLIATLRALAVSHVHLHHVDGLPQEVLDIAGALGVSQDVTLHDAYPWCPRYHLDRGEGRYCGEPDEAGCDACLARRPAQWPLDIAAWRDAFRATFARGARVIAPTRDTAARFARHFPDAAIEVWPHPEASFDARPAAFRVGLIGKLSRDKGFDVAVACARDAEARGLPLAFRILGSSGAPLPPLPAGRLSLAGEYSDAELPQLIASEALDVWMFPAQWPETWSYTLSAALATGLPIVASALGAFTERLAGIPVATLVAWDATAAAWNDALIAAAGARAGSPSPSRGTPVSWRDYASRLAAGWAPAPSGAPGPMPTLEPRHLAPRADAGAMMTFSALVRAGALCGEAEARAELVSRAALLDAAPSALPGNASAVERDLAAARERIAELESSTSWRLTAPLRKALGRSRVTHARLQALPSAFRQLPRQASTAATILREQGPVALLRRVSDKLRGPGYVPPAHRRRYAMESAIAPLAFRPSASPSTTIVVPAYGEPLATFSCLKSVHATVRHDDVEVIVVDDASPEPLERALAPVTGVRVLRAVTNGGFIAACNLGAAQARGAHLVFLNNDTIVTAGWLDAIARTFERHSDAGLVGAKLVYPDGRLQEAGGIVWRDGSAWNHGRGANPDRPEFNYARRVDYCSGACLAIPRDLFASLGGFDAAYAPAYYEDTDLAFKVRAAGRSVWYQPGASVVHFEGTTSGTDETAGAKRHQATNRAVFAKRWADVLARHRSNGDAPSLEADRAARARVLVIDANMLTPDRDSGSMRMQAILELLVELGAKATFVADNLEFREPYVSALREAGVEVLSRPWVRSIPELLAKRGREFDVVVLSRHYVAAKHLASVRRFAPRARVVFDTVDLHFLRNERRSELEAKDGAPQPASDREREQELDLVRRADLTLVVSPVERDLLARLVPSARVEVLTNIHEPRSRGKTFAQRRGIVFIGSFRHPPNADAVAWYAREVLPLLRARMPGVVTTIVGADPPASVRALAAPDLVIAGYVEDLDPLFGSARVSVAPLRYGAGVKGKVNLAMSYGVPVVATPAAVEGMHLVDGEDVLLAESPQAFADAIVRAHDDRAAWMQLSQAGVVNVRRHFSRAAARQSLERIVAPR
- a CDS encoding endonuclease/exonuclease/phosphatase family protein, with protein sequence MIVVTWNVQWFRGLDGRVDPARVIAHARALADFDVLCVQEVADHFPDPGLAGNDDRDQFALLSELLPGYTIVHGAGADHPGPNGRRRRFGNAIASRLPVGTVRRHSLPWPADPSVPSMPRVAVEAVVTTRFGAVRVITTHLEYWSPLQRRAQVARLREIHAEAHAHARLGGTDREDGPFRRFAMPKATLVTGDFNLGPQDAEHARMLAPFDDGTSRFHDAWRLVHGATPQPATFNVHDRYTPESEPVACDFVFVSDEIAGRVRSAEVDSDTRLSDHQPVVVSFVDR
- a CDS encoding sugar ABC transporter permease; its protein translation is MTRTREWIYAWLLIAPAMILLVTFTHYPAFANLWHSFLSTPKGNRPSVWVGADNYVQLVEDPIFWQALQNNFWYALGTIPLSIALALLMATWVHGKIAGRGLLRLAYFTPTMLPMIAVANIWMFFYTPEYGLLEQVTKGLGFASHNWLGSKSTALASLMAVTIWKEAGFFMIFYLAALQSMSPSLAEAAAIEGASRWTFFRRVTFPLLMPVTLFVLVNAVINAFRLVDHIVVMTRGGPDNATALLLYYIYEIGFRFWDSAYAAALTMVLLAILGLTALIQFFVLERRTHYR
- a CDS encoding carbohydrate ABC transporter permease — translated: MEATTHVYDSRGFVRGLETTGAWLLGFLWVLPLLYAFWTAFHPSEFSTRLVLAAPLTLDNFVKAWQAAPFARYFVNTVLLVTMVLAAQLVLVTLAAYAFARFEFPGRNLLFSLVLVQLMIMPDVLLVENYRTMTWLGIKDTILAIGLPYMASAFGIFLLRQTFKTIPRELDEAARVEGCSPLAVLWKVYVPLARPTYLAYALVSVSYHWNNFLWPLIITNSVESRPVTVGLQVFASTDQGIDWSIITAATLLTTAPLLIAFLLFQRQFVASFMRAGIR